Proteins from a genomic interval of Nitrospina gracilis Nb-211:
- a CDS encoding DegT/DnrJ/EryC1/StrS family aminotransferase, which yields MSTNPKRIYLSPPHLGEHERKFVEEVFESNWIAPCGPNQEAFEKEMAEYVGAAGAVALSSGTAAIHLALRLCGVGPGDTVFCSSLTFIGSATPIRFLGAEPVFIDSEPSSWNISPQALERALKEAGHQDRVPKAVIAVNLYGQNADMEAIQKACDKYRVPVIEDAAESLGATYRGKASGTLGRFGVYSFNGNKIITTSGGGMLVSQDTAALDKARYWATQARDPVLHYEHSELGYNYRMSNVLAAIGRGQLKVLDERIAQRRAVFDRYRNALEGQHGVRFMPEAAFGTSTRWLTVLTLDSGSPVTPQDIIAALDRENIEARPVWKPLHLQPVFKGCAYHPHADNCNFSEDVFGRGLCLPSGSSLSETDQDRIIHIVQSVLKRD from the coding sequence ATGAGCACGAATCCCAAACGCATTTACCTGTCGCCCCCGCACCTGGGCGAACACGAACGCAAATTTGTCGAAGAAGTGTTCGAATCCAATTGGATCGCGCCGTGCGGCCCCAACCAGGAAGCGTTCGAAAAAGAAATGGCGGAATACGTCGGCGCAGCGGGTGCGGTGGCGCTCAGTTCCGGCACCGCGGCGATTCATCTTGCCCTCAGGCTGTGCGGCGTCGGTCCGGGCGATACGGTTTTCTGTTCCTCGCTCACGTTCATCGGCTCCGCCACGCCGATCCGGTTCCTGGGAGCCGAGCCGGTATTCATTGACTCAGAGCCTTCTTCATGGAATATCTCACCGCAGGCTCTGGAGCGCGCGTTGAAGGAAGCGGGGCACCAGGACCGCGTGCCGAAGGCGGTGATTGCGGTCAACCTGTACGGCCAGAACGCGGACATGGAGGCGATCCAGAAAGCCTGCGACAAATACCGCGTGCCGGTGATCGAGGACGCGGCGGAATCGCTGGGTGCAACCTACCGCGGCAAGGCCAGCGGCACATTGGGCCGGTTCGGCGTCTATTCGTTCAACGGCAACAAGATCATCACTACCTCCGGCGGTGGCATGCTGGTTTCCCAGGACACCGCCGCGCTCGACAAGGCGCGTTACTGGGCGACGCAGGCACGCGATCCCGTCCTGCATTACGAACACAGCGAACTCGGTTACAACTACCGCATGAGCAACGTGCTCGCCGCCATCGGCCGCGGCCAGTTGAAGGTGCTGGACGAACGCATTGCCCAGCGCCGTGCGGTGTTCGATCGATACCGCAATGCGCTGGAAGGACAACACGGCGTGCGCTTCATGCCGGAAGCGGCTTTCGGCACTTCCACGCGCTGGCTCACCGTGCTCACGCTCGACTCCGGCTCACCGGTGACACCGCAGGACATCATCGCCGCACTGGACAGGGAAAACATCGAAGCCCGCCCTGTGTGGAAACCCCTGCACCTGCAACCGGTGTTCAAAGGTTGTGCCTATCACCCACATGCGGACAACTGCAATTTCTCGGAAGACGTGTTCGGTCGCGGACTCTGCCTGCCTTCCGGATCGAGCCTGTCCGAAACCGATCAGGACCGCATTATCCATATCGTGCAATCTGTCCTCAAACGGGATTGA